Sequence from the Nitrosopumilus maritimus SCM1 genome:
ATAATCTGCTTTGAGAATTGCACCTACTAGAGACTCTGCTTGTATGATTCCTTTGCCTGGAATTTTATTTTCTGAATCAAAACCTGTTACTTCGAATCCTTTATCTGCAAAATATTTGGCAAACCATTGTCCCATTTGCCCTCCTGCACCAATAACTGTGACTTTTTTCATTGATCTTCACTCATAATCTCCTTTAGTATATTCATTCCTTCAATTAGTGTCTTCTCGTCTTGGCATGCAGAAATTCTGATGAAATTTTTATAATCTCCAAATCCTTCTCCTGGAGCCACTGCCAAACCTCTTTCCAATATGTTATTTGCAAACTGAACTCCGTCAAATCCTTCTTTATTGACTCTAGCAAAGATGTACATTGCGCCATCTGGAACTATAATATCTAAATTCATTTCATTTGCTTTTTGAATCAATACATCCAGTCTGCTTTGGACTGTTTTATTATTGTTGGATGTATCTGCTTCTAATGCCTTCATGGCAATGTATTGTATTGGTTCTGATACATTTGTCAGACACAATGCTTCTAATTTTGACATCTTTTCAATAACATTTGCATCTGCAATTGCATATCCTATTCTAAATCCTGTCATTGCATGTGACTTTGAAAATGATTGTGTTACAATACTTTTTTCATAATTGTAACTCAAGATACTCTTCCAACTTGATTTTACATATTCTGAATAAATCTCGTCACTTAATACATAGAGGTTGTTCTTTTTTGCAATTTCAATAATCTGATCTTGTAATTTTTCTGGAAGAATTTTTCCTGTTGGATTGTTTGGATAATTCAGAACAATCATTTTTGTATTTGAGTTAATTGTATTTTGAATTTGTTCTATAGAAGGTTCCCACTTATTTTCAAAAGATGTGTTTATTGTTCTAACTTTGATTCCTGAATTTAACGCACAATCTTTGTAGGCTGGCCATGCAGGCTCAATTACGACTATTTCATCACCTGGATTTAGGAGTGTAGTGATTGCTGTAAAGATTGAGAATCTGGCACCTGGACTAACTATGATATTTTCTTGAGATACATTTGCATTGAATTTTTTATTTACATGTTTTGCTAATGCTTCTCTAAAAATTGGCATTCCTTTTGCTTGACCGTATTTTAGAAATCCTTTATCATACACTTCCTCTAATGCATCTTTTACAATTGTTGGTGGTAAAAAGTCAGGCTCCCCTACTTCCATATGGATAATATTTTTTCCTTGTTGCTCCAATTCTTTAGCTTTAAGAAATATTGAAAGATGAGTCTGTTTATTTGATGATTGAACTTTGATTGATTCATTTAATAGAAAATTCAAAAACTTTGTAGCAATTTTTTCATCTAATCCAATCTCTTGACCTAGTGAAATCACCTTTTCTCTAAGATTATCTTCACGTGATTCATCAGTTACTCCTTTACCAATGTTTTTCTTTACTTCTCCAATCTGTTTTGCAATGTCTGTTCTATCTTTGAGCAGCTTTATCATTTGAAGTGTAACTTCGTCCATCTTATTTCGTAAGTCGTTGATATCTGACATTTTCTTACAAAACAGGCTTGATTTGACCCGAAATTAGTGCATGATCTGCAATTGTTAGTGCTACAAGAGAATCAACTACTGGTGGTGCTCTTGGAACGACACATGGATCGTGTCTTCCTTTCACTTGAAGTGTGGTTTCTTTTTTGGTCTTGATGTCAACAGTACTTTGTTTTTGTGAAATTGATGATGCGGGCTTGAATGCTACTCTCATGGTAATGGGCATGCCATTTGAGATTCCACCTAATATTCCGCCTGAATTGTTTGTCTTTGTAACAATTTTTCCTCTTTTTATGGTGTACAAATCATTATTTTCTGAACCGTACATCTCTGAACCTTTGAATCCTGAACCAAACTCTACTCCTTTTACTGATGGAATAGAAAACATTGCTTTACTCAAATCTGATTCTAGTGAACTAAAAATTGGTTCTCCTAAACCAACTGGTACATTTGTTGTAATTGATTCAATGATTCCTCCTAATGAATCTCCTTTTTTTCTTGCATCCAAAATACTTGCTCTCATCATTTTTGCAGTTTTTGTTTCAGGACACCTTACTTCGTTTTTGTAAATTGAACTTATCATTTTTTCATTGAATTGTCTTTCCATCTTTATTTTTCCAATTTGAGATGTGTAAGAATTTGTTTCAATACCTAATGTAACTTTGAGAAGTTTACGTGCAATCGCACCGCCCATTACATGTGTAGCAGTTAATCTTCCTGAAAATCGTCCTCCTCCTCGGTGGTCATTATATTGATTATATTTCATCATAGCAGGATAGTCTGAATGTCCTGGTCTGAGTTTTGTTTTCAAATTTTCATAATCTTTTGATTTTTGATCACTATTCCAAATTACCATTGTTATTGGAGCTCCGGTTGTATGTCCTCTAAACACTCCTGAGATAATCTCTACAACGTCTCCTTCTTTTCTTTGTGTTGAAATTAGATTTTGACCTGGTTTTCTTTGGTCTAACATTTTTTGAATATCTTTTTCATCAATCTCTAATCCTGCAGGACATCCGTCTAAAACTGCCCCAATAGATTTTCCATGACTCTCTCCAAAACTTGTCAACACAAGGCGCTGACCAATAGAACTTCCTGACAACATACTATCAAAGCTAAATGATGCTTATAATTCCTCATTCTGAATTTTGATAAATTTTGAGACTAGTCTTTGATAATTTTTTAGAATAATCTTATACATATTTGAGATTTACAAAATATGGGATATTTCATGAAATATTTTCAATATATTCTTAAATATAATAATAACATATAGAATATATGGAAAAACGTGCAAATTTTACTGCATAATTTGCGCGGCCTTGCGAAAAAGACATGTTATCTACGCAAAAGCGTTGAGGGTGTGGAGAATGCTTTTCACCCTATACAAGGTCGCGCCTTTTACCCCCTTTAGTTGATTTTTTTGAAAAATTATTCTGGTTGAATTCTTGCTCCAATCCTATTCATCTCTTCGACGAAATCTGGATAAGAAACTTGGACTGATTCAGGATCTGTTACAACACAATTTCCAACATACATTCCTGCAATACAAAACGCCATGAATAGTCTGTGGTCATTTTCAGAATTTAATTCTGCACCGGTAAGATTCTCTGTTGATTCTAAAATCAAACCATCTTCATTTTCTTGAACTTTAATTCCAAGTTTAACTAACTCTCTTGATGTTATTGCAATTCTGTCTGTCTCTTTTAGTCTTGCATGTTTTACATTTACAATCTCAATTGGATTTTCTGAATTTAATGCAAGTATTGTTAGTGGTGGTAAAAGATCTGGAGAATTACTCAAATCAAATCTTCCTCCTTTTAGTTTTTCAGGAGATTTGATTTTAATTTCATCTTCTCCAATATTTACAGTTACTCCTAATTGCTCTAGTATGTCAATAAAGACTTCATCCCCTTGTGGTAAATTTCCAATATTTCCTTTGATTACAGTTTCATCTCCATTAAGTACTGCTGCTGATAACAATAATGCAAGACTAGAAAAATCAATTGGAACTGTAAATGTTGCCGCATTGTAAACTTGAGGTGAAATGTTGTATCTTTTATATGGAATTAATGTTTGTACGCTTACTCCAAACTTTCTCATAGTTGCAATGGTGGCATCAAGATATGGTTTTGATACTAGATTATCTTTAATTGAAAGATTGATTCCCTTTTCAGTCAATGGCGCACTGATTAATAATGCAGAAATGAATTGACTAGAAAAGTTTCCTGGAATTGTAACATCTCCACCTGAAATCTTTCCTGTAATTTTGATTGGTGGTTTTCCATCAGTTGATTGGCATTGTGCTCCAATACTTGATAGTGCGTCTAAGAGAGGCTGCATGGGTCTTTTTTGAAGACTCTCATCCCCTGTTAACGTAATCTCTTCTGAAAACAAACTAGCGATTCCTGAGGCTATTCTTATTGTGGTTCCTGAATTTTCAGTATTGATTTCAGGCACGATTTTGTCAAATTTTATGGGATTTTTTACAATTATTGATGAATTTTCAATCTCAATGGATGCTCCAAATTTTTTACATGCTTCAACTGTTGCCATGGTGTCTGCTGATAATAGTACATTTTCCACCTTGCTGCCATTTCCTGCAAGTGATGCAAGAAATATTGCTCTATGAGTATAGCTCTTGTTTGAAGGACAAACAATTTGTCCTGAAATTTTTGATTTTTCTACTTTACACTTCATGTACTTCAGCCTTTTTGTTACTGACTTTTGCAACTATAATTTTTCCTTCTAATGACGAAAATGCTTTTTTGATATTGGATTCATTTTCTTTCTTTGTAATTGCTGCAATTGCTGGACCGTTTCCTGAAACCGATGCTCCTAAAGCTCCTCGTTCAATTAATCCTGTTATCACATCTGGATTTGAGCTAAGAATTGATGCTGTAGCCAATCCGTTAATTATCATTGCTTCCCAATAGTTTGCTTTCTTTGCTAAATCCCAAGCATGATCAAAAACTGATGATAACACTTTGAGTTTTTTTAGATTTCCGCGTTTTCTATTTTTTGGAATAAATATCACTGCAATCAAATTTGAAGGGCCTTTTTCAAAACTCATTCTTTTCTTTTTTGCATTATCTGTCACATTAAATCCACCATAATAGCATGAGCATGCATCATCATATGCTCCAGTAATACTTACTTTGGATTCTATTGATGCATCAACTCCTGCAAGTAGAATTTGTTGATCAGTGAATTTAGATTTGAAAATTTTTGCACATCCCAATGCGACTGCAGAAGATATTGCACTAGAACTCTTCAATCCATATCCTGTAGGAATTTCTGAATCTAATGTGATGGTTATTTTGTTTTTCTCAAGGTCTTTTTTTGAAACAATTTTTTCAACTGTTTTGTTGATTAATCTAGAACTGAGTGTTTTGTTTTCTGATTGAATTACTATGCCTTTTCCCGGAGTTGTCTCTACTATGGCTTCAACCTTTAGGTCTATTCCTAGAGTTGCCCCTTTTTGATTTGCGATTGCATTTACTATTGAAACTGCACCATGAACCGTTGCTTTTGCTTTTGCCATCAGAATCCTCCTAACAATGCTTTTTTCATGGCATTATAAGGTGCTTCCATGCCGTGCCAAATCTCAAACGCTCTGACTGCCTGACCTAATAGCATCTCATATCCAAAAATTATAGTGGCGTTTTTTTCTTTTGCTTTTTTTAGAAAATCTGTATTCATTGGCAAATACACAATATCATACACCACTGTTTTTTCATTAACTCCTTCAAATGATATTGGGCTAGATTCATTTTGCAATCCTATTGATGTTGCATTTACAATAATGTTGTAATCTTTTGCAGATTCTCCAACTTGGTCTATAGTTATGGCATTTGCATCAAGACTGATTTTTTTTGCAAATTCTACTAGATTATTTGCTTTTTCTATTGTTCTATTTGCAATTGTAATGCTTTTTGCTTTTTCTTTTGCAAACCCAGCTACAATTGCTCTTGCAGCACCTCCTGCACCTAACAAAAGTACATTGGAGTTTTCAATCTCTATATTTCGTTTCTTTAATGGCTCTAGAAAACCATCCATATCTGTATTGTATCCTTTTAGCACTCCGTCATTGCTTACAACAGTATTTACTGCACCAATCAAACTACAAGACTCGTCAATTTTATCCAAATATTTCATCATTTCAATTTTGTGAGGAATAGTTACATTGAATCCTGCAATTTGGATTTTTTTCAAACCTTCAATTCCTTCACCTAACTCATCTTTTGGAATTCTATATGCAATGTATGAGCAATCTAGATTTAATTCTCTAAATGCTGCACTGTGGATGTTTGGTGATAAAGAATGATCAATTGGATCTCCAATAACTGCAAATGTCTTTCCCATAATATCATCGCGTAATATGATTGATTTAAACTCTAATTGTTATGATGATTATTTTTTCAAGTTAGTGATTTTATTTACTTCGTCAACACTGAACTGACCTGGTGCAACTGGCTTTCCTAGAGAGACATACGTGTATGGACTGCCCAAATACAGGCACAAAATCCTTGAAATTCTGCCAAAATCGCCCATTGCAAATGAGATTAGGTTGTTTTTTCCTTTCTTGCTGTATAACTCAAGCATTCTTGTTGAATCATCAGTTGATTTTGCTGTGCTGACAATTTTTACAAAATTTGAGAATTTACTCATCTGATTCATTTTCTTTTTTAACTCTGCAGAACTTGGAGTTTTCTTAAAGTCATGCCATGAAACAAGTAGTTTTGTTTTTGTTGATTTTAGATATTTTACTAGTGATGAATTTCGTTTCAGAGTGTTAAACTCTACATCAAGTAAATACGGATTATACTCTGCAATCAGTTTTATTATTGCAATTCTTTCTTTTTCATTTCCTGGAAATTGACCTCCTTCAGTTTTTGGTCTTAAGGTACATACTGATTTTTTCAAATCTTTTTTGATTAGTTCTAATGTTTGTGGAATTTGTTCAATTTTTAGAAAATCAAATCTTATCTCAACAAAATCTGATTTTTTTAAAGCAATCTTTAATGTTTGTTTGACTTTGTTAGGTGTTTTTTCTGCAATTGATACACAAGTTTTGTACTTCATCTTATTTTTCTAAAATATATTCATCTGAAACTTCCATACCAAAATGTCTGCCTGTTGCAGGTTTTGAGTGGACCATTACTGTGTCTCCTTTCTTAAGATGTGTAACTGATACTAGTTGTCCATTTGGTTTTACAAAACGAATTGTCTCTGCATCTTGTGCAATTATTCCACCTATCTCTCCTCCGGCCTTTGCTTTGATCATTAGCATTGGTCTTCTCTCAATCTTTGATCTTCCTACGGTTGCTCTCCTTGCCTTTCCTTTAGAATTTAGAATTAATACTTCTGAGCCTGTTTCTACCTCTGACAAATAGTTGGTTGTTCCATCTGGAGATAGCGTGTAGCAGTGTACTGCACCTGCATTGACTCTAAATGGTCTTGGTGATGTAAATGATGATCCAACTGATTCATTATGGACTAAAAACAAAAAGTTTGATCTACTTCCAATTAACATTCCTTCTCCTTTGTGAAGCATTGATGCAGTATCTACGCAAACTCTTTCACCATCTCCTACTTCTTTAATGTCAATAATTTTTGCAGGTTTCATATCGAAACTTCTGGTTCCCAAGTAAACCATGGCTTCTCTTACTTCGTTAATTGATGATGTGTTGAAAATTACCCCATCTACTCCTACTTCTAGAATTGAAAACATCTTTCTGACCTCTTCAGGTGTTCTTGCTACTGCAAAAATTTTGGTATGTATCTTG
This genomic interval carries:
- a CDS encoding aminotransferase class I/II-fold pyridoxal phosphate-dependent enzyme, with the translated sequence MSDINDLRNKMDEVTLQMIKLLKDRTDIAKQIGEVKKNIGKGVTDESREDNLREKVISLGQEIGLDEKIATKFLNFLLNESIKVQSSNKQTHLSIFLKAKELEQQGKNIIHMEVGEPDFLPPTIVKDALEEVYDKGFLKYGQAKGMPIFREALAKHVNKKFNANVSQENIIVSPGARFSIFTAITTLLNPGDEIVVIEPAWPAYKDCALNSGIKVRTINTSFENKWEPSIEQIQNTINSNTKMIVLNYPNNPTGKILPEKLQDQIIEIAKKNNLYVLSDEIYSEYVKSSWKSILSYNYEKSIVTQSFSKSHAMTGFRIGYAIADANVIEKMSKLEALCLTNVSEPIQYIAMKALEADTSNNNKTVQSRLDVLIQKANEMNLDIIVPDGAMYIFARVNKEGFDGVQFANNILERGLAVAPGEGFGDYKNFIRISACQDEKTLIEGMNILKEIMSEDQ
- the aroC gene encoding chorismate synthase, giving the protein MLSGSSIGQRLVLTSFGESHGKSIGAVLDGCPAGLEIDEKDIQKMLDQRKPGQNLISTQRKEGDVVEIISGVFRGHTTGAPITMVIWNSDQKSKDYENLKTKLRPGHSDYPAMMKYNQYNDHRGGGRFSGRLTATHVMGGAIARKLLKVTLGIETNSYTSQIGKIKMERQFNEKMISSIYKNEVRCPETKTAKMMRASILDARKKGDSLGGIIESITTNVPVGLGEPIFSSLESDLSKAMFSIPSVKGVEFGSGFKGSEMYGSENNDLYTIKRGKIVTKTNNSGGILGGISNGMPITMRVAFKPASSISQKQSTVDIKTKKETTLQVKGRHDPCVVPRAPPVVDSLVALTIADHALISGQIKPVL
- the aroA gene encoding 3-phosphoshikimate 1-carboxyvinyltransferase; protein product: MKCKVEKSKISGQIVCPSNKSYTHRAIFLASLAGNGSKVENVLLSADTMATVEACKKFGASIEIENSSIIVKNPIKFDKIVPEINTENSGTTIRIASGIASLFSEEITLTGDESLQKRPMQPLLDALSSIGAQCQSTDGKPPIKITGKISGGDVTIPGNFSSQFISALLISAPLTEKGINLSIKDNLVSKPYLDATIATMRKFGVSVQTLIPYKRYNISPQVYNAATFTVPIDFSSLALLLSAAVLNGDETVIKGNIGNLPQGDEVFIDILEQLGVTVNIGEDEIKIKSPEKLKGGRFDLSNSPDLLPPLTILALNSENPIEIVNVKHARLKETDRIAITSRELVKLGIKVQENEDGLILESTENLTGAELNSENDHRLFMAFCIAGMYVGNCVVTDPESVQVSYPDFVEEMNRIGARIQPE
- a CDS encoding shikimate kinase, yielding MAKAKATVHGAVSIVNAIANQKGATLGIDLKVEAIVETTPGKGIVIQSENKTLSSRLINKTVEKIVSKKDLEKNKITITLDSEIPTGYGLKSSSAISSAVALGCAKIFKSKFTDQQILLAGVDASIESKVSITGAYDDACSCYYGGFNVTDNAKKKRMSFEKGPSNLIAVIFIPKNRKRGNLKKLKVLSSVFDHAWDLAKKANYWEAMIINGLATASILSSNPDVITGLIERGALGASVSGNGPAIAAITKKENESNIKKAFSSLEGKIIVAKVSNKKAEVHEV
- the aroE gene encoding shikimate dehydrogenase, translated to MGKTFAVIGDPIDHSLSPNIHSAAFRELNLDCSYIAYRIPKDELGEGIEGLKKIQIAGFNVTIPHKIEMMKYLDKIDESCSLIGAVNTVVSNDGVLKGYNTDMDGFLEPLKKRNIEIENSNVLLLGAGGAARAIVAGFAKEKAKSITIANRTIEKANNLVEFAKKISLDANAITIDQVGESAKDYNIIVNATSIGLQNESSPISFEGVNEKTVVYDIVYLPMNTDFLKKAKEKNATIIFGYEMLLGQAVRAFEIWHGMEAPYNAMKKALLGGF
- the aroD gene encoding type I 3-dehydroquinate dehydratase, with the translated sequence MKYKTCVSIAEKTPNKVKQTLKIALKKSDFVEIRFDFLKIEQIPQTLELIKKDLKKSVCTLRPKTEGGQFPGNEKERIAIIKLIAEYNPYLLDVEFNTLKRNSSLVKYLKSTKTKLLVSWHDFKKTPSSAELKKKMNQMSKFSNFVKIVSTAKSTDDSTRMLELYSKKGKNNLISFAMGDFGRISRILCLYLGSPYTYVSLGKPVAPGQFSVDEVNKITNLKK
- a CDS encoding 3-dehydroquinate synthase II; the encoded protein is MSKSRELIIAPKGSQAQLSKLLPQLEDEGIKMIYLDPKKLGKKKTKLQTVYPSNNANYVVLEKENATKPKGKKVGRKFEVLSNTDIENILTIAKKGLDFVVVEVKDWKIIPLENIIAKLHKIHTKIFAVARTPEEVRKMFSILEVGVDGVIFNTSSINEVREAMVYLGTRSFDMKPAKIIDIKEVGDGERVCVDTASMLHKGEGMLIGSRSNFLFLVHNESVGSSFTSPRPFRVNAGAVHCYTLSPDGTTNYLSEVETGSEVLILNSKGKARRATVGRSKIERRPMLMIKAKAGGEIGGIIAQDAETIRFVKPNGQLVSVTHLKKGDTVMVHSKPATGRHFGMEVSDEYILEK